The Rhodoferax sediminis genome has a segment encoding these proteins:
- the fumC gene encoding class II fumarate hydratase, translating to MKTRTERDTFGPIEVPFDHLWGAQTQRSLQNFDISGEQQPREIIRALAQIKRSSAVVNHALGLLDEKKTQAIIKAADEVIAGQHPAEFPLVVWQTGSGTQTNMNVNEVLANRASELLGGERGDARLVHPNDEVNRSQSSNDVFPTAMHVAAVDAITHKLLPAIAKLRGTLAAKARDFDGIVKIGRTHLQDATPLTLGQEFSGYVAQLEHGEAHLRAALPHLCELALGGTAVGTGLNAPKGYAEQAAAELARLTGLPLVTAPNKFEALASCDALVHAHGALKTLAASMMKIANDVRWLASGPRSGIGELSIPENEPGSSIMPGKVNPTQSEAVTMLCCQVFGNDVAINMGGASGNFELNVFRPMIAHNFLHSVRLLADGLSSFNDHCAVGIEPNRERIAELVARSLMLVTALNPHIGYDKSAQIAKKAHKEGLSLREAALASGFLTAEQFDQWVRPENMVGRTA from the coding sequence ATGAAGACCCGCACTGAACGCGATACTTTCGGCCCCATCGAAGTCCCCTTCGACCATCTGTGGGGCGCGCAGACGCAGCGCTCCCTGCAGAACTTCGACATTTCCGGCGAGCAGCAGCCGCGCGAGATCATCCGGGCCCTGGCGCAGATCAAGCGCTCCTCGGCCGTGGTGAACCATGCGCTGGGGCTGCTGGACGAGAAGAAGACCCAGGCCATCATTAAAGCGGCGGACGAGGTGATTGCCGGCCAGCACCCGGCGGAGTTTCCGCTGGTGGTCTGGCAGACCGGCTCGGGCACCCAGACCAACATGAACGTCAACGAAGTGCTGGCGAACCGCGCCAGTGAATTGCTGGGCGGCGAGCGGGGCGATGCGCGGCTGGTGCACCCGAACGACGAGGTGAATCGCAGCCAGTCCTCGAACGACGTGTTCCCCACTGCCATGCATGTGGCGGCGGTGGACGCCATCACGCACAAGCTGCTGCCCGCCATCGCGAAGCTGCGCGGCACGCTGGCGGCCAAGGCGCGCGATTTCGACGGCATCGTGAAGATCGGGCGCACCCACTTGCAGGACGCCACGCCGCTCACGCTGGGCCAGGAGTTCTCGGGCTATGTGGCGCAACTGGAGCATGGCGAGGCGCATCTGCGCGCCGCGCTGCCGCACCTGTGCGAGCTGGCGCTGGGCGGCACGGCCGTGGGCACCGGGCTGAATGCGCCCAAGGGCTACGCCGAGCAGGCGGCAGCCGAGCTGGCGCGGCTGACCGGCCTGCCGCTGGTGACCGCGCCCAACAAGTTCGAGGCGCTGGCGTCCTGCGACGCGCTGGTGCATGCGCACGGCGCGCTCAAGACGCTGGCCGCGAGCATGATGAAAATCGCCAACGATGTGCGCTGGCTGGCCAGCGGGCCGCGCAGCGGCATCGGCGAGCTGTCGATTCCCGAGAACGAACCCGGCTCGTCCATCATGCCCGGCAAGGTGAATCCGACGCAGAGCGAGGCCGTGACCATGCTGTGCTGCCAGGTGTTCGGCAACGACGTGGCCATCAACATGGGCGGGGCCTCGGGCAACTTCGAGCTCAACGTGTTCCGCCCCATGATTGCGCACAACTTCCTGCACAGCGTGCGCCTGCTGGCCGACGGCCTCTCCAGCTTCAACGACCACTGCGCGGTCGGGATCGAACCGAATCGCGAGCGCATTGCGGAGCTGGTGGCGCGCTCGCTGATGCTGGTGACCGCGCTGAACCCGCACATCGGCTACGACAAGTCGGCGCAAATTGCCAAGAAGGCGCACAAGGAGGGCTTGAGCCTGCGCGAGGCCGCGCTGGCCAGCGGTTTCCTGACGGCAGAGCAATTCGACCAATGGGTGCGGCCGGAAAACATGGTGGGCCGCACGGCGTGA
- the acs gene encoding acetate--CoA ligase — protein MSVPSSAIESVLIENRVFPPSDAMVKCARISGMAAYNALCAQAGGDYEGFWATLARENLAWSKPFTKTLDESNAPFYKWFEDGELNASANCLDRHMGTPVENKTAIIFEADDGAVAKVTYKELLARVGQFANALKARGVKKGDRVILYMPMTVEGVIAMQACARLGAIHSVVFGGFSAKALQERIVNIGAVAVITANVQMRGGRAMPLKAVVDEALALGGCEAVKTVLVYQRTKDACNMVAGRDLTFEQALAGQSTTCAPVPVSAEHPLFVLYTSGSTGQPKGVVHCTGGYLLWAKLTMDWTFDLKPEDVFWCTADIGWITGHTYVAYGPLAAGGTQIMFEGVPTYPDAGRFWQMIERHKCSVFYTAPTAVRSLIKASEADPKVHPKRFDLSSLRILGSVGEPINPEAWVWYYKNVGGERCPIVDTWWQTETGGHMINPLPGVTALVPGSCTLPLPGLMISIVDEMGHEMPNGSGGMLVIKRPWPSMVRTIWNDPERFKKSYFPEELGGKTYLAGDGAVRSTGEATNGADRGYFRITGRIDDVLNVSGHRMGTMEIESALAAKSDLVAEAAVVGRPDDLTGEAICAFVVLKGGRPTGDEAVRIANELRNWIAKEIGPIAKPKDIRFGDNLPKTRSGKIMRRLLRSIAKGEPITQDVSTLENPQILKQLAEKL, from the coding sequence ATGAGCGTTCCGTCATCTGCCATCGAGTCCGTGCTGATTGAAAACCGGGTGTTCCCGCCCAGCGATGCCATGGTCAAGTGTGCCCGCATTTCGGGCATGGCCGCGTACAACGCGCTGTGTGCGCAGGCCGGCGGCGACTACGAGGGCTTCTGGGCCACGCTGGCGCGCGAGAACCTGGCGTGGAGCAAGCCCTTCACCAAAACGCTGGACGAGTCGAACGCGCCGTTTTACAAGTGGTTCGAGGACGGTGAGCTCAACGCCTCGGCCAACTGCCTGGACAGGCACATGGGCACGCCGGTCGAGAACAAGACCGCCATCATCTTCGAAGCCGACGACGGCGCCGTCGCCAAAGTCACCTACAAGGAACTGCTGGCGCGCGTGGGCCAGTTTGCCAACGCACTGAAGGCGCGCGGCGTGAAGAAGGGCGACCGCGTGATCCTCTACATGCCGATGACGGTGGAAGGCGTGATTGCGATGCAAGCCTGCGCGCGCCTGGGCGCGATCCATAGCGTGGTGTTCGGCGGCTTCTCGGCCAAGGCGCTGCAAGAGCGCATCGTCAACATCGGCGCGGTCGCCGTGATTACCGCCAACGTGCAGATGCGCGGCGGGCGCGCCATGCCGCTCAAGGCGGTGGTCGACGAGGCGCTGGCGCTGGGTGGCTGCGAGGCCGTCAAGACCGTGCTGGTGTACCAGCGCACGAAGGACGCGTGCAACATGGTGGCCGGGCGCGACCTGACCTTCGAGCAGGCACTGGCGGGCCAGAGCACGACCTGTGCGCCGGTGCCGGTCAGCGCGGAGCATCCGTTGTTCGTCCTGTACACCTCGGGCTCGACCGGTCAGCCCAAGGGCGTGGTGCACTGCACCGGCGGCTATCTGCTGTGGGCCAAGCTCACGATGGACTGGACGTTCGACCTGAAGCCCGAGGATGTGTTCTGGTGCACGGCCGATATCGGCTGGATCACCGGCCATACCTACGTGGCCTATGGCCCGCTGGCGGCCGGCGGCACGCAAATCATGTTTGAAGGCGTGCCCACCTACCCCGATGCGGGCCGTTTCTGGCAGATGATCGAGCGTCACAAATGCAGCGTGTTCTACACAGCGCCCACGGCAGTGCGCTCCCTGATCAAGGCCTCAGAAGCCGACCCCAAGGTGCACCCGAAACGCTTTGACCTGTCCAGCCTGCGCATTCTCGGCTCGGTTGGGGAGCCTATCAATCCGGAGGCCTGGGTCTGGTACTACAAGAACGTTGGCGGCGAGCGCTGCCCGATCGTGGACACCTGGTGGCAGACGGAAACCGGCGGCCACATGATCAATCCGCTGCCAGGGGTTACCGCGCTGGTGCCGGGCAGCTGCACGCTGCCGCTGCCCGGCCTCATGATCAGCATCGTGGACGAGATGGGCCATGAGATGCCCAACGGCTCGGGCGGCATGCTGGTGATCAAGCGCCCGTGGCCCTCGATGGTCCGCACCATCTGGAACGATCCCGAGCGCTTCAAGAAGAGCTATTTCCCGGAAGAGCTCGGCGGCAAGACCTACCTCGCCGGCGACGGCGCCGTGCGCAGCACCGGCGAGGCGACCAACGGCGCCGACCGCGGCTACTTCCGCATCACGGGACGCATCGACGACGTGCTGAACGTGTCGGGCCACCGCATGGGCACGATGGAAATCGAGTCGGCGCTGGCGGCCAAGTCCGACCTGGTGGCCGAAGCGGCCGTGGTGGGGCGCCCCGATGATCTGACAGGCGAGGCGATTTGCGCCTTCGTGGTGCTCAAGGGCGGGCGCCCAACGGGCGACGAAGCCGTCAGAATTGCCAATGAATTGCGCAACTGGATCGCCAAGGAAATCGGCCCGATCGCCAAGCCCAAGGACATTCGCTTTGGCGACAACCTGCCCAAGACGCGCTCGGGCAAGATCATGCGCCGCCTGCTGCGCTCGATTGCCAAGGGCGAGCCGATTACGCAGGACGTCTCGACGCTGGAGAACCCGCAGATTCTCAAGCAGCTCGCGGAAAAACTCTGA
- a CDS encoding c-type cytochrome, with the protein MKQILLALLTTLAVATPALANLALATSKNCMACHAVDKKLVGPSYKDVAAKYAGQKDAVDKLAVKIMKGGSGVWGPVPMPANTQVNEAEAKQLAAWVLSLK; encoded by the coding sequence ATGAAACAAATTTTGCTCGCCCTATTGACCACGCTCGCCGTCGCCACTCCCGCGCTGGCGAATCTGGCGCTGGCCACGTCCAAGAACTGTATGGCCTGCCACGCGGTCGATAAAAAACTGGTCGGCCCCTCGTACAAGGACGTCGCCGCCAAATATGCCGGCCAGAAGGATGCCGTGGACAAGCTGGCCGTGAAGATCATGAAGGGCGGCTCGGGCGTGTGGGGGCCCGTTCCCATGCCCGCGAATACCCAGGTCAACGAGGCCGAAGCCAAGCAACTGGCCGCGTGGGTGCTGTCACTCAAATAA
- a CDS encoding TIGR04438 family Trp-rich protein produces MYLLGIGIILLLMKYLEIGPVTGWSWWLVLAPFALAVVWWTWADLSGYSKKKAVEKMDKRKADRIEKNRVALGIGIKKNAGKRR; encoded by the coding sequence ATGTATTTGCTGGGAATCGGGATTATTTTGCTGCTCATGAAGTACCTCGAGATCGGGCCCGTGACCGGCTGGAGCTGGTGGCTGGTTCTTGCGCCATTCGCCCTGGCCGTCGTGTGGTGGACATGGGCCGACCTGTCCGGCTACAGCAAGAAAAAAGCGGTCGAGAAAATGGACAAGCGCAAGGCCGACCGCATCGAGAAAAACCGCGTGGCGCTCGGCATCGGCATCAAGAAAAACGCCGGCAAGCGCCGCTGA
- the ilvD gene encoding dihydroxy-acid dehydratase, whose product MADTKVIRLNPRSKNITEGKSRAPNRSMYYAMGYEEGDFKKPMVGVANGHSTITPCNSGLQKLADAAIAGIEEAGGNAQVFGTPTISDGMAMGTEGMKYSLVSREVIADCVETCVQGQWMDGVVVIGGCDKNMPGGLMGMLRANVPAIYVYGGTILPGHYKGKDLNIVSVFEAVGENAAGRMTDEDLLQIERRAIPGTGSCGGMYTANTMSSAFEALGISLPYSSTMANPHDEKVNSARESARVLVEAIKRDIKPRDIVTHRSIENAVAVIMAIGGSTNAVLHFLAIAHAAGVEWTIDDFERVRQKTPVLCDLKPSGQYLAVDLHRAGGIPQVMKMLLVAGLLHGDCITITGQTIAEVLKDVPDAPRADQDVIRPIGNPMYRQGHLAILKGNLSPEGCVAKITGLKNPVMTGPARVFDDEQSALAAILAGKIVAGDVMVLRYLGPKGGPGMPEMLAPTGALIGAGLGESVGLITDGRFSGGTWGMVVGHVAPEAAVGGTIAFIHEGDSITIDSRQLKLELNVSEAEIAKRRAAWTAPKPRYTRGVQAKFAFNASTASKGAVLDNF is encoded by the coding sequence ATGGCAGACACTAAAGTTATCCGGCTGAATCCCCGCAGCAAGAACATCACCGAGGGTAAGTCGCGCGCCCCCAACCGCTCCATGTACTACGCCATGGGCTATGAAGAGGGCGATTTCAAGAAGCCGATGGTCGGCGTGGCCAACGGCCACAGCACCATCACCCCGTGCAACTCGGGCCTGCAAAAGCTGGCCGACGCGGCGATCGCCGGCATCGAGGAAGCCGGCGGCAACGCGCAGGTGTTCGGCACACCCACCATCTCCGACGGCATGGCCATGGGCACCGAGGGCATGAAGTATTCGCTGGTGAGCCGCGAAGTCATCGCCGACTGCGTGGAGACTTGCGTACAGGGCCAGTGGATGGACGGCGTGGTCGTGATCGGCGGCTGCGACAAGAACATGCCGGGCGGCCTGATGGGCATGCTGCGTGCCAACGTGCCGGCCATCTACGTGTATGGTGGCACGATTTTGCCCGGCCACTACAAGGGCAAAGACCTCAACATCGTGAGCGTGTTCGAGGCCGTGGGGGAAAATGCCGCAGGCCGCATGACGGACGAGGACCTGCTGCAAATCGAGCGCCGCGCCATCCCTGGTACCGGTTCGTGCGGCGGCATGTACACCGCCAACACCATGTCGTCAGCCTTCGAGGCGCTGGGCATCTCGCTGCCCTACTCGTCCACCATGGCGAACCCGCACGACGAGAAAGTAAATTCGGCCAGGGAGTCAGCCAGGGTGCTGGTCGAGGCCATCAAGCGGGATATCAAGCCGCGCGACATCGTGACGCACCGGTCGATCGAGAACGCCGTGGCGGTGATCATGGCCATCGGCGGCTCGACCAACGCGGTGCTGCACTTCCTGGCCATCGCGCACGCGGCCGGCGTCGAATGGACCATCGACGATTTCGAGCGCGTTCGCCAGAAAACCCCGGTGCTGTGCGACCTCAAGCCCAGCGGCCAATACCTGGCCGTAGACCTGCACCGCGCCGGCGGCATTCCCCAGGTCATGAAGATGCTGCTGGTGGCCGGCCTGCTGCATGGCGATTGCATCACCATCACGGGCCAGACCATTGCCGAAGTGCTGAAAGACGTGCCCGACGCCCCGCGCGCGGACCAGGACGTGATCCGCCCGATCGGCAACCCGATGTACCGGCAGGGGCACCTGGCCATCCTCAAGGGCAACCTGAGCCCCGAAGGCTGCGTGGCCAAGATCACCGGCCTGAAGAACCCGGTGATGACCGGCCCGGCGCGCGTGTTCGATGACGAGCAGTCGGCGCTGGCCGCCATTCTGGCCGGCAAGATCGTGGCCGGCGATGTGATGGTGCTGCGCTACCTCGGCCCCAAGGGCGGCCCCGGCATGCCCGAAATGCTGGCACCCACCGGCGCGCTGATCGGCGCCGGCCTGGGCGAGAGCGTGGGCCTGATCACCGACGGCCGCTTCTCGGGCGGTACCTGGGGCATGGTGGTCGGTCACGTCGCGCCGGAAGCGGCCGTGGGCGGCACCATTGCGTTCATCCACGAGGGCGACTCGATCACCATTGATTCGCGCCAGCTCAAGCTGGAACTCAACGTGAGCGAGGCTGAAATTGCCAAACGCCGCGCGGCCTGGACGGCGCCAAAGCCGCGCTACACCCGCGGCGTGCAGGCCAAATTTGCCTTCAACGCATCGACCGCGAGCAAGGGCGCGGTGCTCGACAACTTCTGA
- a CDS encoding LysR family transcriptional regulator has translation MSDSVIELRLWRQFIAVADELHFGRAAQRLNMTQPPLTQAIAQLEGLLAVRLFDRTKRSVQLTSAGAALLPEARELLARARELPAHARAAAAGEVGRLRLAFVSTVAFAFLPQWVRAFREQAPRVQLELIEATGDVQLAAFARGEIDAGFMLHSPGFAPPGLARQLIDRESLVLALPESHPLADRPRPPLATVLAEPLIIFPRRIVPSLYDAVFAMYHAAGCSPQVAQEAIQMQTIVNLVSAGLGLAWVPESVRQFQRPGVVYREVVGARGRAVPGCETSLVWAPGKINPALDRFIAFAATR, from the coding sequence ATGAGTGATTCCGTGATTGAGTTGCGTTTATGGCGCCAGTTCATTGCTGTCGCCGACGAATTGCATTTTGGCCGTGCGGCCCAGCGCCTGAACATGACGCAGCCTCCATTGACACAGGCGATTGCCCAGCTGGAAGGGCTGCTGGCCGTGCGCCTGTTCGACCGCACCAAGCGCAGCGTGCAGCTCACCTCGGCGGGCGCGGCACTGCTGCCAGAGGCGCGCGAGCTGCTCGCTCGCGCCCGGGAGTTGCCGGCGCATGCGCGCGCGGCCGCTGCGGGCGAGGTCGGCCGGTTGCGGCTGGCGTTTGTCTCTACCGTGGCTTTTGCCTTCTTGCCTCAATGGGTGCGCGCATTTCGCGAGCAGGCCCCGCGCGTGCAGCTTGAACTCATCGAGGCCACTGGCGACGTGCAGTTGGCTGCGTTCGCGCGCGGCGAGATCGACGCCGGCTTCATGCTGCATTCGCCCGGCTTCGCACCACCCGGGCTGGCGCGCCAGCTCATCGACAGGGAGTCGCTGGTGCTGGCACTGCCCGAGTCGCATCCGCTGGCAGATCGGCCGCGGCCGCCACTGGCCACCGTACTGGCCGAACCGCTGATCATCTTTCCGCGCCGTATCGTGCCGTCGCTGTACGACGCCGTCTTCGCGATGTACCACGCGGCTGGCTGTTCGCCGCAAGTGGCCCAGGAGGCTATCCAGATGCAGACCATCGTGAACCTGGTTTCTGCCGGGCTGGGACTGGCCTGGGTTCCCGAGAGCGTGCGCCAGTTTCAGCGCCCTGGCGTCGTGTACCGGGAAGTCGTGGGTGCCAGGGGGCGGGCTGTGCCGGGTTGCGAGACGAGCCTGGTATGGGCACCAGGCAAGATAAATCCCGCGCTGGACCGGTTCATCGCCTTTGCGGCGACCCGCTAG
- the lgt gene encoding prolipoprotein diacylglyceryl transferase — protein MLMYPHINPIALQIGPLAIHWYGLTYLAGFGLFMFLGICRLKHEPFASIRGPGAWTRKDVEDILFLGVMGVVIGGRLGYCLFYKPGYYFSHPLEVFAVWQGGMSFHGGMLGVIGSMLWFAHSRGKPWLQVADFVAPCVPTGLAAGRIGNFINGELWGRFCSPDLPWGMVFPESGSMLPRHPSQIYQFLMEGLLLFVLLWLYARKERRRGQVAAAFLVGYGVFRFIAEFFREPDDFLGLLSLGMSMGQWLCVPMIVGGVGLWWWASWQPVRAASAR, from the coding sequence ATGCTGATGTACCCCCATATCAATCCCATCGCCCTGCAAATCGGGCCGCTGGCGATTCACTGGTACGGCCTGACCTATCTGGCCGGGTTCGGATTATTCATGTTTCTGGGCATTTGCCGCCTTAAGCACGAGCCGTTTGCCTCCATCCGGGGGCCGGGGGCCTGGACGCGCAAGGACGTCGAGGACATTTTGTTTTTGGGCGTGATGGGCGTGGTGATCGGCGGGCGGCTCGGCTACTGCCTGTTTTACAAGCCGGGCTACTATTTTTCGCACCCGCTGGAAGTCTTCGCCGTCTGGCAGGGTGGCATGAGTTTTCATGGCGGCATGCTGGGCGTGATCGGCTCGATGCTCTGGTTTGCCCACTCGCGCGGCAAGCCCTGGCTGCAGGTGGCCGACTTTGTCGCGCCGTGTGTGCCGACCGGGCTGGCGGCGGGGCGGATCGGCAACTTCATCAACGGCGAACTCTGGGGCCGCTTTTGCAGCCCCGATCTGCCTTGGGGCATGGTGTTTCCGGAAAGCGGCTCGATGCTGCCGCGCCACCCCTCGCAGATCTACCAGTTCCTGATGGAAGGCCTGCTGCTGTTCGTGCTCCTGTGGCTGTACGCCCGCAAGGAGCGCCGGCGGGGCCAGGTGGCGGCGGCCTTTCTGGTGGGCTATGGCGTGTTCCGCTTCATCGCGGAGTTTTTCCGCGAGCCGGACGATTTTCTCGGCCTGCTGTCGCTGGGCATGAGCATGGGGCAGTGGCTGTGCGTGCCGATGATTGTGGGCGGCGTGGGCTTGTGGTGGTGGGCGAGCTGGCAGCCGGTGCGGGCAGCGTCCGCAAGATAG
- a CDS encoding malonyl-CoA decarboxylase, with protein sequence MSTSDWINRGVSKLLPNAKSGTHVPLPKASVAPVVIKKEAATPPSSRSTGERLQATLRRKQEALSPRVLRRTLTELQAIIDPQVSEVEGGRRANGVAQWYAKATPEQRRDAWLLMSEQFGPDAKKVGAAREQYDAAQGTAEEGPAEIRLRRAFVSPRTRLLKRFAVAPQGMRFLLDLRSELLPQLKTDKRLVALDAELESLFSTWFDLAFLELRRISWDSPASLIEKLIKYEAVHDIRSWADVKNRLDSDRRCYGFFHPNLPDEPLIFVEVAFMQGMADSITPLLDEGAAPVDLKNSSTAIFYSISNTQIGLRGVSFGNSLIKRVVETLHDELPRLRHFATLSPIPGFRGWLGKNAAAMLDKLDDKARVELGHALGLTPPSAASLLAALESPLALPASSPLRQMLLRCAAHYLAHTGVDGKPLDPVARFHLGNGARVERLNWGADPSAKGLKQSWGVMVNYLYDLKRLDKHRAMLAQGKIPVSKEIESLGFS encoded by the coding sequence ATGAGCACATCTGACTGGATCAACCGTGGTGTCTCGAAATTGTTGCCCAATGCCAAAAGCGGCACCCATGTGCCGTTACCCAAGGCCAGTGTGGCGCCCGTAGTTATCAAAAAGGAAGCAGCCACGCCGCCGTCGTCGCGCTCCACTGGCGAGCGTTTGCAGGCGACCCTGCGGCGGAAGCAGGAAGCCCTGTCGCCCCGCGTGCTGCGTCGCACCCTGACGGAGTTGCAGGCCATCATCGATCCGCAGGTCAGCGAGGTCGAAGGCGGGCGGCGCGCCAACGGCGTGGCCCAGTGGTATGCCAAAGCCACGCCGGAGCAGCGCCGCGACGCCTGGCTGCTGATGAGCGAGCAGTTCGGACCCGACGCCAAGAAGGTCGGCGCCGCGCGCGAACAGTACGATGCCGCACAGGGCACGGCCGAAGAAGGCCCGGCGGAAATCCGGCTGCGCCGCGCCTTTGTGTCGCCGCGCACGCGATTGCTCAAGCGCTTTGCGGTGGCGCCGCAGGGCATGCGTTTCCTGCTGGATCTGCGCTCCGAGTTGCTGCCTCAGCTCAAGACCGACAAGCGCCTGGTAGCGCTGGACGCGGAGCTGGAGAGCCTGTTTTCCACCTGGTTCGATCTGGCGTTTCTCGAGCTGCGCCGTATCAGCTGGGACTCGCCAGCCTCGCTTATCGAGAAGCTCATCAAGTACGAGGCGGTGCACGACATCCGCAGCTGGGCCGATGTGAAGAACCGGCTCGATTCGGACCGCCGCTGCTACGGTTTTTTTCATCCGAACCTGCCTGACGAGCCTTTGATTTTTGTCGAAGTGGCCTTCATGCAGGGCATGGCCGATAGCATCACGCCGTTGCTGGACGAGGGCGCCGCGCCGGTCGATCTCAAAAACAGCAGCACGGCGATTTTTTACTCCATCAGCAACACCCAGATTGGTCTGCGGGGCGTGAGCTTTGGCAACTCGCTGATCAAGCGCGTGGTGGAGACGCTGCACGATGAATTGCCCAGGCTGCGGCACTTTGCCACGCTGTCGCCGATTCCGGGGTTTCGCGGCTGGCTCGGCAAGAACGCCGCTGCCATGCTGGACAAGCTCGATGACAAGGCGCGTGTCGAGTTGGGCCACGCGCTGGGATTGACGCCGCCATCAGCCGCTTCTCTGTTGGCCGCACTGGAAAGCCCGCTGGCGCTGCCGGCCTCTTCGCCGCTGCGCCAGATGCTGCTGCGCTGCGCCGCCCACTACCTGGCACATACAGGGGTCGACGGCAAGCCGCTCGATCCGGTGGCGCGTTTTCACCTGGGCAATGGCGCGCGCGTGGAGCGGCTCAACTGGGGCGCCGACCCCTCGGCCAAAGGCCTCAAGCAGTCCTGGGGCGTGATGGTCAACTACCTTTATGACCTCAAGCGGCTGGACAAGCACCGGGCCATGCTGGCGCAAGGGAAAATCCCGGTGTCCAAGGAAATCGAGAGCCTGGGTTTCTCATGA
- a CDS encoding enoyl-CoA hydratase/isomerase family protein: MSGTVEVEQQAGVAFVTLRHPGKLNAMSRAMWRALRSVFESIQLSPDVRCVLIRGEGGYFCAGGDIAEYPAFRFNEASLRDFHENDVWGGLQAMLDCDVPIVAQIEGNCMGAGIEIACCCDIRIAAESARFGAPIAKLGFPMAPREAALVLREAGALSAREMLLQAAVLGAAEMKARGFLSQVVASAAAASAALVSAYHVAALAPQAARLNKQTIRALNRGQALMESSPSATDPVVNEMRGAYRYADSAEHREGIAAFLQKRKPVF, translated from the coding sequence ATGAGTGGAACCGTCGAAGTCGAGCAGCAGGCTGGCGTGGCCTTCGTCACGCTGCGCCATCCAGGCAAGCTGAACGCCATGTCGCGCGCCATGTGGCGTGCGCTGCGCTCTGTTTTCGAGAGCATTCAGCTCAGCCCCGACGTGCGCTGCGTGCTGATTCGGGGTGAAGGGGGCTATTTTTGCGCGGGCGGCGACATTGCCGAATACCCGGCCTTTCGTTTCAACGAGGCGAGCCTGCGCGATTTTCATGAGAACGACGTATGGGGCGGCCTGCAGGCGATGCTCGATTGCGACGTGCCGATCGTCGCGCAGATTGAGGGCAACTGCATGGGCGCCGGCATTGAAATCGCCTGCTGCTGCGACATTCGCATCGCGGCCGAGTCCGCCCGCTTTGGCGCACCGATTGCCAAGCTGGGTTTCCCCATGGCGCCGCGCGAGGCCGCGCTGGTACTGCGCGAGGCCGGGGCTTTGAGCGCCCGGGAAATGCTGCTGCAGGCGGCGGTGTTGGGCGCCGCCGAGATGAAGGCGCGCGGCTTCCTGAGCCAGGTGGTTGCGAGCGCCGCGGCCGCCAGCGCGGCGCTGGTCAGCGCCTACCACGTGGCCGCGCTGGCACCGCAGGCAGCGCGCCTGAACAAGCAAACCATTCGTGCATTGAATCGTGGTCAAGCCCTTATGGAGTCTTCACCTTCCGCTACTGATCCAGTAGTAAACGAGATGCGCGGCGCCTATCGCTACGCCGACAGCGCCGAACACCGCGAAGGCATCGCCGCCTTCCTGCAAAAACGCAAACCCGTGTTTTAA